Part of the Anopheles gambiae chromosome 3, idAnoGambNW_F1_1, whole genome shotgun sequence genome is shown below.
GGCGGAGGTCTCGAGCATTGGTAGCAGATGTAATCGCAGATCCACTTAACAGCTCGTTTGCATTCCAGAACATCTGAGGAATTAGTTGGAGTTAGTGCTAATTAGTGTAAAGTGCTAGTAGATTTGGGTATGGTGTTGCAATAAACGTACCAGAGTCTTTTACACGCATGCCTGCCAATCCCGTAAGCAGCTCCAGCGCTGCCAGCGATACGTTTAGGTCCGTTTTCCACGACGAAATCAGTCGATGACATACTAAGTAGGTCGCTCGCACAAACAACGCATGGGCGCTATCTGCGAGGGAAAGGGGAAAGGTATTATGATACAAATATTTGTGGCCAGCTTGGTAATCTACTTCGAGAGGTTAATGCGGGACACTCTATATAGGATTCTCACTAGCTACGGTTGTGTGCTGAGTCGCAACAAGTGCACTTTGAATAGGTGATCGATAGCAGCAAAGGTGTTACGAATACGAAAAgttgaaaacaaaagaaaacagatTGTTGGGATAGTGTAGTATACCATAGCAAGGAAGCTAATGATAAACGAGCAAGTGTGTTGAGGGAACGGGAAAGGGAGaacaagcaaaagaaaaaactaaCTAATTACCATAAATTGCAGATGAACTCAATTCTAACTCATGAATAATGTCGGATGAGAAATCATCAAAAGCCGGCAAACTAGAAGGTTCATTGCTAAGTGTTGCGGTACTGTGTCCACCGATGCTGGAATTGGCGCTGTTCATGGAGTAGGCACTCTTCTCGGAGCAGGCTAGCGGTGAGGGGCGTGGTGGTAAAGGTGCGGTGAATGATGCGATAAAATGGTGCGATGACAAatgtttcgttcgttcgttcgttcggttgaTCGTTCGCAAAAGGATATGTTTTTGCGAAAAGCAATAATATATCAGATCAGAAGTTGAGATCAGTCAAACGAAACATTgaaatcagtaaaaaaaaagaaaatacaagAATTATATATAATCAAAGCGGCAAATGCTGCGGTGAAATTCGTCGAGCGGTGATATGAAAGAAGAGAAACAACACAGTCAATAGGGTTCGGAAATCGGCCCGCGGAACGCTTACCCGAGCTGAGCAGATTGGAGGTTTCGGCAGTCGGATGTAGTGAATGTAGCGCTTCAGCGGAACCATTCTCCGTCTCCTCAAACGTTACCGAGTCCTGGACGCACAGGTGCAATCCACCGAGCAGCATGTGCGTGTTTTGAGGGTCCGTTTCCACTTGCAACGCATTCATGAGTATGTTGATAAGGCGTGGTTTAAGATGAAGGAACGTAATGCTTCTACAAAAGGAGTTATGCATCAAATATAATCGTTTCGCTGCACCAGATCGATCACCGAACTGAACTTACCGATCGTTCGGTCCACCCATAATGTCGCGTATTGGGAGCGTCTGGAAGTGTAGCGGAAGGGCCAGCATGGAGAGCAGTATGTTGATCGCCGCCCGTCGCAGCTCGGTTTTGTTGATGAGCACGTTTTGCGACCGCATGCGCAGATCCTTCTCGGGCAAAATCAGCTCCAGCGCGCTAATGAACGACGGCAACAGCACCTGTATGCCTTCCAGATCGATGCGAAACAGGTCGGACGAGTTGTACAATATGCTGGCGAGCGTTTCCATACACTCCCGGCTATCGTTCGTCTTGAGCCCCTGGTGCAGTGCCATATAGAAGCGGGCCAGGTATACGGGCAGAATTTCTTCGCCCGTTTTCTTCGCACAGAAGATGCGGCACAGTGCGCCCAGGGCTTCTGCCTTGCCCGACTCATACTTGTCGATCGTAAGCCCGGGCGAAACGTCGTTCACCTCGGACAGGGAAGGTGGCTGCGATAAACTGCCCTTGCGATTGTCCATAATCATGGAGGAAGGGCGCCGTTTCGCTTCAGCCGCTCGCTCtaaaaatggttcaaaatgGCATGAGTTCGACGATTTTAATGCAACAGCGAAGAACTCTTACTTTTGGTGTTTTGCATCCACGTGTCACCGCCGATGTGCGCTGCATCGAACAGCCATTCGCCGAAGAGATGCAAGATGCTGTTACACCTAGGACGGTTTGCCGCTAAAGGATATCGGTTTTCCTGGCATAACGACAGCATCGCTGATGGAGAGAACGAAAAAAGCGGACGCGATTGTTGAATCTGATAGTGGCCGGCCCCGGGGCAGCGTAACTTACACGAAAATCCCGTCGAAGGTAGAGAAGCCGATTGTGGTACATTGTTCGGATGGCTAGATGACGTGCTGCGGCTGCTAGTAAGCCCACTGAACGATCCTTTCGTAAATCCTGTCAAACACATGGACCGAAAGGGGTAACATTAGTCGTTGCGAATGATTTGCAATAGgataagaatgaaaaatgtgttttcgaGACATTGAACAGTGCGATGAAACCGGTTACGCGAAAAATCGCTACTCTACAGCATGAGCATGTTCGAACATGGAGCATAACGGCTATATGGCTGGTTAAACATGGTGCGCTACAGCAAATTATGATTGTACAACGAACGCTATCGAAATTGGGAATCGGGAAAATCggtgaaaaatgaataaatattagAAACTTTTGAACTCATAGCGTACAGAGCAGCCTAGAGATTAAACgactacacaaacacaagacacacacacattccgggacgaaaacaagcaaaacgaaATTCCACGCACCCTTCGCCTGCGCCATCGATATGACCGCATGTGCTGATGGTAGCGATGGGGCGACACTGAAGCTCTTCGCCAGGCGGCGCTGCAGCGGGGGAGTTGGAGAATTGGACCCGCCGTTCGTGTCGGCGATCAGTAATGCCGCCTTGCTATTGCAAAATCCCAAACTTTCGGCTATTATTTTGCGCGCgattgtgtgtgcatgtgtgtgtttggcaaGAATGCGTCGGATGATGAGCGTAGTTTGGCAGTTGGTAAGAATGAGTTAAATTTAGTTAGTACACACAGCCAACAGTTAACGAACGTGGtgagggtttgttttgtttttgctgacCTGCGGTTGATGTATCGTACGAAAAACCAAATCCCACATTGCCACCATTCGCAGCTCCGGCGCTTCCAGCACTcgaactactactactacaacctATAATACTAACATTGTTTATGCAACCGCTACCTCCACCGCTAGAGACTACACCCGGTGCCGATCCCGTCGGACCGGTGCCAGCGGCGGCGTTGCTGCCCACTACGCCCAGTGCGGCTCCGAGACCAAGTCCCCCGAGCCCTCCACTGGCACGCAGTACGCTCGGTTTGATCTCGCCTCCGGAGTGTCTAAAGCTAATGACGGATCCACTACTCGAATGcattccaccaccaacaccaccaccaccgtttgcATTGTTTGTGAATGTAAGCTGACTGATGCTCTCGAGGAGATTGCTCTCGTCCATTCTATACTGCGCTATGCCTTATGAAAATGGACAGAATTGTCACGTGAAACAATCAAAAGTCGGAACGGAACGCTGCAACAGCACCTACCAAGGAAAGCGTCAACCAGTCCGGCAATTCCCTTCATGGTTTTGAGGAAAATTTGCGGCAGACTCAGCAAACAGGGATGATGCTGTGGTTCGATACCGTCCGCATTCAGTAGCACCGCCTGGATGAATTGTGGTGTGCGGCTGATCACCTGCGGACAGCACAGATCCGTTGGCGCACCGAGGATCTTCAGGAAGCGTATCCAAGCTTGGGCAATTCCATCGTTGGTCATACCGTCCGGTACAAGATGTACGTCCTCATCGGCTACAACGAAAACAAGCAGCGTTAGCAGGTCAGGTGGTAGTAGAACAGCCCTTTAAGGCATGACTTACCGATTTTCATTTCCGGAAAAGCTGGCCCGTACGTAAACTCGAGCAGTTTCGCCGTTAGCACCAGATTTACTCGATTCCACTGCTCCACCAGCGCGATGCGGTGACGCCAGGCGGCGCATGATTCCTGAAACGTTTTCCACAACGATGGCGATGGGAAGCATCTGCTGCACGCCAGCAGCCACACCTCGAACAGCACGCTCAGCACACGCTCGCAAAGCTGATCGCCTACGTCGTCCTTCACGATCGGTGGTGCGAGCAGAATCTCGTTGATGGCCAGCAGGAACAGCAGCAATGCTTCCCACGTTTCTACCGTCAGAATTTGCGAGTTTTGTGCCGTGTCTTGTAGCGTGCGTAGTACACGATGGCAAAGCACCGCCTGCCGATTGATCGTATCCGTACCTGTAAAAGGGTAGCGCAAAGGGGGTCGATTAGTAAAGCACATTCCGCCCGAGGAAGCAAGCAGCAAAAGAATAACAAAGTAGAAAAGCGGTCACCTAGTTCCTCTTCGTAAATGAAAGGCCAGACTTGAAACGAAGAAAGATTGGAAAATCAGTGCATGGAGTTAGTTAGTGCCAATTTGAGTGCGGATAGATAGGGCTACAGGAATCACACGTGTGCACACACATTAGACAAActatgtaaaaaaaaggttaaatcGGTGCAAACTATACACcgttgcatacacacgcacacgtacactcacacaatgAAACACGTGTGAGAATGCatgcattgttgttgttgttggtgcattCGAACACTGGCCCCCCAAGTGGGCCACACACTCTTTCAATCCGTACCTTCTCCAGGGCGGGGCACAAAGAGATTGTACAaatgtttgattattttccGAACGTAAGTGTTCGGATCGTCGATTATTGGCCGGGGCACACTGAGCTTGGTCTGGGGCAGCACGGCACTGATCCATTCGCAGTAGATGTTCACACCGTCCTTAATGATGTCGTGTTCCGACAGCGGCAGCGACAACCCATGACAAATTACATCCATGCACCATTGCACCTGTGTGAAATAGAATGTGCGGTGAGTGGTGAGTGAGTGAAgaacccctccccctccctcctctTCAACGCTCTAGCGGGATACGCACCTCCTGGTCGGTGTGAAGATTGCTCGGTTCTGCATTGTTGGTGATACCCAAGGTGCTGGCAAGCTGCTTGATCACAACAGCTGCTACATCACGACCCCCGACCGTGCTGAACTTGCCGAGCACGCTCTGCGTCTGGgcgttgttgatgttttccGCAATTACCGGATAGAGTGAGGCCCACTCGGAATACATTATAACTCAATTAAATTGCCATTTACCACGGGATCCGTAATCGGGCAAAGGTgcgaaacacaacaacacaaactgAGATTTGCTTTCGTCAGCGAAAgatgttgctttgttttgacAGGCAGGTGGCATATGTATGCAGGGATCGTCAACGCGCGGTGAAAGCGGGCGTGCGATATTATTGCGATGTTTTTTAGGAGCTTTTTTAAATGGGTTCGATGTTTTTCCTCTGCGGAATTGCACGTGGGGGGTTGTTGTGAATAAaacgtgattttttttttattttgggagGATCGACCGGATTTATAATAGTTTTTGAGCTATTTTCGTCATACATAGCTTAAAAGGttaaaaaacatataaatataATGTGAAACATTAAAATGAACGCAGATCAAACAAAAGATTAAGCCCTGGATGGGTAACGAAACACGTGTTTCGAAATCTAAACAAGCACTATGAAAGATAATAGGATTTCGCTTATCAACATGATGTACACTGGCCTGTTGAGGTGATAGATAGCAAGAGTGTGTCATCATGAATCCATTCAGCTCGAAACACGGCGACAGCCATTCCAGTTATCCCTTTGTTCGGTGTTGAAACTCACACTTTCATCAGTTATCATACTACACTAACATGTACTTGTATCATGTAAAACATACCACAGctcatttcgttttttttcttccgtcCGGCACTACTATTACTGCTAAACGTAGTCTTTTTGAGAAACGAATGAACCTAGTAAAGCTTTCATATTATTGGTTACAGCTGGATCGGGTGTGATCATCAGTGGGGTGGTCGTtatactgctgctactacacTGCTTGCTAACAACTAGGACAAAATTAAATATACTTTACgtagaaaaacaaattcactAGCATAATAAACGCAATACAAGATACAATTACGGGGCCACCGGTTGcctgcgcgcgcgcactcacacacccaaGTGGGGCTTTTCCGGCTGTTCGCTCCAAGCAAAGGGCGCAAAGCGGCGTTCTAGTTATGTGAGTAACTAATGGTGTGTTTTTGCATATTGCGTTACTAGTCGTCCTTCTTATCCGTGGCCGTCTTATTGGCTCCCTTGCGCTTGGGGGAAGACTTTttgttcttccttttctttgcaTTGGGCGAGGCAGGTTGACTACCGGCAGCTTCTTCCGGCTGTTCGTCGCCACTGCTGGCGATCGGCTCCGGCAAAGCGGTCGCTGGTGTCGTTCCTTCATCCTTGGACTCCAGCATTTCGGCCGAGAATCCAAACTCATTCACGCGCTTCGAATCAACCTTGTAGATCCAGCGTTGGTAAAGGAAGATGAAAAACACGATATCTACCAAGAGAGAAAAGGGATTACGTTTTAACGATAAATTGGAATGATGGAAGGTTTGTTTCGCATTTGCCAAGTCTACCTACCGTCACGGAAGCAGCCGATTCGGTACATCATCGGCATTTTGATGACGAACGCAAAGATGTCATCGATGAAGGTGTTGAGGAATTTGTAGGTCAACATTCGCCACGGCAGATGTGCGACCGACTTTAGCTTGTAGTTGATAAACAGCTGCGGGGTCATCATGATGAAGCCAAACGTGAGCAGGTATCCGTACAGCATGTTCAGCACAAACGAATACCATCCCTTATGCTCCTGATACAGGACGCTGTACACGCTGTACGCCACCAGCAGCGGGAAACACACCCATCCGAGATACTTAAATGCCAGATTATCGTAATGCCTCGTGCTCGACTCAACGTACGATCCCTTGTCGGTGAAGGTGATGCGCGGGAGAAATCCGAGCACACGGTTCTCCTTGGTCACGTTTATATTGACCACCTTCTGGATTTTCCACACCTCAATGCCGAGTCCCATGAAGCAGCTGATCTTAATCATAAAGTTGGTCTCATTGTCCAGCACGTACAGCAGCACGATCAGCGATTGGAAGACGCCGAAGAACACCGAGCGAACGGAAAGGCCCTCCAGCGATTTGCGGTTGTTCCAGAACTGGATATCATTCTTAAATGCCAGCAGCTCGAACACACTGTGCAGAAGCGTCACCACGATCGTGACGCCCAACAGGTACGGGTTCGTGTCGAGCAGCGCTTCCTTCAGCGAGTCCTGGTCCTCGTCCGTCTCGGAGCCGCCCGACAGCGCCTCCGTGAACATGTTGTTGGCCCATTTGTTGCGCATCGCTTGAGCGGCGTACAGCTGCCACTTGAAGAGCGATAGCGGCTGGTAGGACAGGTTCAGGTCCAGCACCGGTGTGGTGCGATTAATCGGCTGATAGTCCCGCATCATGTTCCAGTAGTCGTTGTAGAACACGATCGGCAGGTAGGTCTGTCCGCCTGGGAGAAATTTGATGTACTCATCCAGGGGCGGCGGCACCGTACCCTTCACCCAGTTCGTTTGATCCGTCACCAGGTTGATGGTCAGGTTCGGATGCCAGTGCGCCAGGATCTTATCGTCCACCAGTGCATCTTCTAGCTCTTTTTCGAACTTTTCCTTCTCGCCCGCCAGCAAGTTGTGCGTTTTGGTGCGCTTTATCCGCTTGTATTTGCTCAGCATTGCTCTCGCGTGGCCCATGTTTTTGCCGGCGAAATCTTCCCCGGCTGCCGGATTCGGGCTGAGGCCCGTCTTCGTCACGTAGGTATGCAGGTATATCGATCCATTGTTCATCAGCTGCTCGGAAGCTTTGATTTGAGTATTGAGCGTAAATATGCCGTCACCATCGCGGCCTCCGTACCAATCGCCGTAAATTAGCCCTTCCTGTAGCCAAACTAAGCTACTTGGATTGTTAAAGTCCACGTCGTACTGATCTTCGGAGATGTACACGTGCAAATCGAAAACGGTGCCATTCTCGAACAGATTCCAGGCGTTTATCTTCGACTTGCTCGCGGCGGCCTGCTGGTTCACCCCGGCGTCTGGGGCGGGACGGCGGAAGAATGAtgatatgaaataaataatcaatgcACGAATGATCAGCGACTTGGTGATGGCGAAGAACGATTCAGCGCGcgacggttgctgctgctgcagctgtgcTCCGGGCTGTCCTTGAACGGCGACACCCTGATGTAGGGAGAAAGGGGGGAGGAGTGAAATTTTCATCCAATATTCTTAACTTAATAATTACACCAACTTACATCAGCATCGGCCTGGTCGGTAGGTGCGAGAGGCTCGCTTTCTGCCGTAGAGTTGCCATTATCGTCGTTCGGCATTCTGTGTGGTTGTTTCACTTATCACTTGACTAGTCCTTAATTAGTAGTTGCAAGAAAACGATTCACTGTGACAACAGTTCGCTCATTACGCGGCCAATGGTTCTGGCCACTTGTTGTCGAGCACGAGTCTCGGAAGAAAATCACGGGCAAACTATCGGAGCCAGCTTCcgatataaaaatataaaaaagccCTTAATTGAAGTTCGCTCGTGACCCGCTAGGgaaaaaaatagcacaactGTCATGTTGACATTGTAGTGACGTGGTGATATGCTGGAGAAGGAGAAGGTTGCCTCATGTTCGTTAGCCGACGCACACCATATTTCATAGaaatgtatggaaattatTCAGgagcaaggataatgtatttagaaggttgatttttatcgcttttgctgggcgacattgtgggggacatctgtcactctctgcatacaaatttcattaccccgcaccagccctccccgatttttataccggagccccaggaagagaaatgtcaagtcgagaaatgtcattttgctctgaacaacttcaccttgtcatttataacaccttgttCAGGAGAATTGCTTCCAACTAAACAGCACATTTTTAAGGAGAGAGAGCAAGCATATCGGTTATTTTATTTGAGTCGCATCAGAAGTTCACAGAGTTTTTATTTGAGGACTCCTTTTGTGCGGACAGTTACCATTGTACCATTTTCTActgtaatatattttttgttatcaaTTCACCATAAgcgaaatcttttttttttaataataatccataaaaaatattaaatcagTGATTAAAACTTAATTTATATTTCAGAAGCGCAGTTAATTGTCAAACTCGTTTTTGCGTTGGCACGTACAGTGTCAATAGTTGTACATGATCTGACCTGGTGTTTTGGTGTTTGTCGTTGTCAAAACTTCctgtcgtttttcttttcctgtcAAAGTGTACCAGCGAACAGACACGTTGGGTGAGTTTGCGTCGATTTTAGCGTAATTCAATGGaataaatgattttaaagTTGCATGCACTTGTCTCGAATTGTGCTAAACGTGAAATTACATCGTGATAGTGGTTTTTGTGATTTACAAACCCCCCATATCCGTTGTATTTCGTGCGACAGCGAGGCACAAGCTCTGGTGTGAACATAACCTCGAATGTCAAACTAAAGTTGTTCGTTCTCCTCCTCTTGTGGTTTACAGAAACATGCAGATTTTCGTGAAAACACTCACCGGCAAGACCATCACACTTGAGGTCGAGCCTTCGGACACGATCGAGAATGTGAAGGCAAAGATCCAGGACAAGGAAGGCATTCCCCCAGATCAGCAGCGTCTGATCTTCGCCGGCAAGCAGCTGGAGGATGGTCGCACTCTCTCCGACTACAACATTCAGAAGGAATCGACCCTTCATCTGGTGCTGCGACTCCGTGGTGGTAAGTATTTGCACACGAGATTGCTGCTGGGCACGGAAATGGCACGCTCTAAACTGCTAAACTGCTGTTTCTCTTCTCGTTCAGGTATCATTGAGCCGTCTCTGCGTATCTTGGCTCAAAAGTACAACTGCGACAAGATGATTTGCCGCAAGTGCTACGCACGCCTGCACCCGAGAGCGACCAACTGCCGCAAGAAGAAGTGTGGCCACACCAACAACCTGCGCCCGAAGAAGAAGCTGAAGTAGACGGTTACATTCATTCAACGCGATTGTGCTTGTTTCCTTCATTACTCTAGCGGAGTGAAGCGTTGTGGAACTATGTACATGTTTGGACCATCAGTGgaaaggaataaaaacacCGAGAGGTTCAAAACGTAACGTCgtgtaatgatgatgatgttgtgtTCTGTGCGGTAGATTTACCGGACCGCTGGATGGCACCAATGTGTCCCAAAGATCATCTGTAACAAATGCCCAACGATATATGATGACAATTTGTAGAACTATTTATCACTCTTAACGGTCGAATTGGAAGCAGGAGAACTATTGTTCTGACAGGTGGCTCTTTTTGCAGTACAGAATGCACCACTCGTCCCAGGCATACAACCACCCGATTGGGTCCGCACCAGCTGCGGTAGGGATTAGGCTatattgatgaaaaacaacaaaaggcATCGAGCGTTACGGGTCCCATATCTTGCACGGCACCAAAACCGGTTCAGCGCCCCGTTTGAGTGGCCGCATAACATCAAGTGAGTGCTTCAAGAAACGAGTTATCATTCTGTTCTGGGTAAATCGGATGCTGCGCGAGTAAGAAGCATAGCTAGAAATGGGCTCGTAATTTAAAAGCAGCTCACTTTAACGGGAATGTCCACTTTACCATGCGCGGTGCACCTTTCTGTAACGACAGTgtagtgttttgtttaaatcgCTCATTCCTTAGCAGGCAATGTAATTGTAGCAAGATGCTGGATTCAAATGTTGCTGGAAATGGTAAGCAATAGCCTTCTCTTTCTACAACGctgcgagagcgagagaaagagatgatTTGTGTTGTTCATTCCTTCATTCCAGTCCGTGGTTCTGGTTTGACTTCAACGTTCCCTGTGCAGTTTGTGCAGGGTTCGTGATCGAGATCAGTCAGCGATTGGCGTTGAGACAGCAATCGTCCAAATTCTTCCCTTCCTGCGAGAAGTGCTTGTAAGTTAAGAAACCTGTACCAAATACCATCTAAGCTTCATAATACACTTGAGCACATTTTTGTAGCAGTTGAGGCCGTTTATGTTACTTCAAAATATCATGCGCCGCGGGGTACACTCGTGTTTTCCGCACAGCAGTGTGTTTTTAGCCAAAGCAGAACGaaacgtttgtttgtgtgggttTGCAAAGGTGCGCATCATGTTGCTTGGTTGAACGAGCAACATAacaacgagcagcagcagcatagcaTTCTCAAGCAGAGCATGGTAGTgtgcatggtggtggtggcgatgtTTGGCTTCATTCTCGCTCTCGCCGTTTCTCACCGTTGCTCATCAGCAGCTCCCGCGCGgggttcttcttttttcggtTGTTCGCAACAGCTCAACataccgagagagagaggagaatgGGCAAAGAAGCCGTCGTTTGTGAGAAAGAGCGTTTGTGTAGGGCCACACAAAAAATCGATACTAGCGTATGCCCATTGCTCTTCTGCTGACTCCACGCATCACACATTTTTCAGAAGATCTTCGAAGTAGGCTGAGCACGGTATGCTTAGAGCTCCGCGGTGCTAGGGATCTGGTAGTTTTCATCAACCGTGGTGTGCTGCCTGACCTGTAAGTGCTTTGTTCAAgtgcctgcgtgtgtgtgttggtgtattCTGGGAAAAGAATTCACATTTTCACGGCAATCGTTCGTTTCGTAGAGTGGCCGTTTTTTTCGGGGAAGCAGAAATGTTACAAGTTTTGCTGCATGTAAAATACAGCACCACTCCCGGAGCAATGGATTGTGAAAACGAGATGGCAGGAGCAatggatagagagagagagagagagcaggagTGAATGAGAGAGCACGATAAAGCGAGAAGGAAgatgcgtgtgtatgtatgcgcTGGGAACTGGCCTGGCTTCTGCGGGTCAAACGGCGGTGTGGGCTGTGTGTTATATTCTGACTGTGGAAACGCTGGAAAAGCTCGCCAtcggtgtgtgtctgtgtgttgagATTTTAGCACTGGTTTGCGGTCACCCGAAACCTGATTGAGTGCGGAGAAAAATAAGGTGTGACGCGATCGCCTGCCCTTACTCACGGAGGGAGGGGAAAGGATGTGataggcggcggcggcggtggcggcacacacacggtggccAAAAAGTGGAAATTCCTATTCTTGTTGCgtcgtttttttctcattctttTTGGCGTGCAATTTCGTTGCAGGTGTAATTGATCCGACAAAGGATTACTATTGTGCTCACAGCGCAGTGTGCGGCGTGAATTCGTGAAAAGGCACGGCGATTTTTATCCGCGGTAATCTGTTATCTGCATTCCATTTTTAccacgtgtttgtgtgtgtgattcgagaaaaaaggagaaaaacagAGGAAATCAtcagtgagcgtgtgtgtgagcgtgtgtgtatgtgtgagtggtATTATGCAAATGTTGGCGTGTGGAAAAGGTGTGTAGCACTTTCCGTTAAATGTCAAAGGTGGCGCTTGTAAAACTAGGTGAAAATCGCATAAAGAAAGGATCAAATTTTATCGAGCGCACCTGAGTGGAAGGTGCCTTGAAGCATTGCATTGTTCGGGTGTGACGTACTGAAAAAAACGTATCGtgacatacaaacacacgcacgcacgcacgtgtACCTGTGCCGTTAGAAGCTGGGGAATTTTCATCTCCATCCAACCCCCCGCGTACCGAGTGTGTGACAGCAAGTAATCGCAGCATACCGCAGAATGGATTATTGATTGAAGCTCACTACAGCAAGAACACATTCATATCGCGGTAAGTAAACCCGAATTTAACCATCATGTTGCTGGTATACCGTGTTTCGGTATGCGCAAACGGAGATCCTTCTCTCCCCCGGGCACCATGGTGGAAAAGGGGTGGAGAGGGTCACCGAAAATAATGGTCCCCGTATTTTGGGGCTGTGGTTACTTTGGCGCGGTTACGGTTACGCTGCAGCAAAAATACGCAGTCAGCAGTCATCCTAGGCCTACTATGGTACGGgccccggctgctgctgtttgagGTCACATGTTGTTCGAGATGGCAGGATGTTGTTAGTGCATGTTTTATGGCTTCCTGCGAATAGTGGCAGTGTATGTGGCTCTCAGTTTACAACAGCAGTGGCGCTTTCCACGCGCAGCCCCATCGTGCAGTTGTCCACAGGAGAAGCTtagaagaaaaccaaaaaaaaaagtaggcTAACCCAAACTCCCTTTTTTGGGGGATGTCTTTCTTTTCGCCCTATTCAAAAAGGGCTGCCCTTCTGGTCGGCCGCCACCCCCCTTTGCTGCGGTTGGTGATGGCAAATTTCCTGTTTTCGGTGTTTTGCGTATTTTTCCCCTTCAATGGATTGCACCTCGTGGAACACCACCCCACTCCGCAAGCAAGTGCAGTTGGTGTTAACTTGCCACTATGTGCTGCTCTTCTTCTTGCCCATTACACGTATCGAAACCTGGAACCGTTGTGTCAAAGCAATGCGCGCCGTAGACAGGGGCTGGAATGTTTCACCCTGCTGCGCACCAGAGGGTTGGAAAGGGGAGGAAAGTCGCACTTTGAGAACGCACGGGCTCATAGGGCCGAAATAAAGAAGGAAGCGaacgacaaaaa
Proteins encoded:
- the LOC1278030 gene encoding ral GTPase-activating protein subunit beta isoform X2, encoding MYSEWASLYPVIAENINNAQTQSVLGKFSTVGGRDVAAVVIKQLASTLGITNNAEPSNLHTDQEVQWCMDVICHGLSLPLSEHDIIKDGVNIYCEWISAVLPQTKLSVPRPIIDDPNTYVRKIIKHLYNLFVPRPGEGTDTINRQAVLCHRVLRTLQDTAQNSQILTVETWEALLLFLLAINEILLAPPIVKDDVGDQLCERVLSVLFEVWLLACSRCFPSPSLWKTFQESCAAWRHRIALVEQWNRVNLVLTAKLLEFTYGPAFPEMKIADEDVHLVPDGMTNDGIAQAWIRFLKILGAPTDLCCPQVISRTPQFIQAVLLNADGIEPQHHPCLLSLPQIFLKTMKGIAGLVDAFLGIAQYRMDESNLLESISQLTFTNNANGGGGVGGGMHSSSGSVISFRHSGGEIKPSVLRASGGLGGLGLGAALGVVGSNAAAGTGPTGSAPGVVSSGGGSGCINNVSIIGCSSSSSSAGSAGAANGGNVGFGFSYDTSTAAESLGFCNSKAALLIADTNGGSNSPTPPLQRRLAKSFSVAPSLPSAHAVISMAQAKGFTKGSFSGLTSSRSTSSSHPNNVPQSASLPSTGFSSMLSLCQENRYPLAANRPRCNSILHLFGEWLFDAAHIGGDTWMQNTKKRAAEAKRRPSSMIMDNRKGSLSQPPSLSEVNDVSPGLTIDKYESGKAEALGALCRIFCAKKTGEEILPVYLARFYMALHQGLKTNDSRECMETLASILYNSSDLFRIDLEGIQVLLPSFISALELILPEKDLRMRSQNVLINKTELRRAAINILLSMLALPLHFQTLPIRDIMGGPNDRSITFLHLKPRLINILMNALQVETDPQNTHMLLGGLHLCVQDSVTFEETENGSAEALHSLHPTAETSNLLSSACSEKSAYSMNSANSSIGGHSTATLSNEPSSLPAFDDFSSDIIHELELSSSAIYDSAHALFVRATYLVCHRLISSWKTDLNVSLAALELLTGLAGMRVKDSDVLECKRAVKWICDYICYQCSRPPPAHIKDLHSTIVAAFQCTSAWLMNHPYLLQDKECLTIVLEVVELGISGSKSVGKPGEPVKYKDEKELKPASMRVRDAAENMLTMILEQIDYFPNECGKQSLSSLLDEVVLAKHSNTSGEYVGELPQEQAIKKFKYFVTENSTVLALFEEPLGNDQDPQPTVTILIRGPFGRHAWTMQLRHLSRSKSGTKYHAPNPGRPVPMNDIMMRQEMEYKYFPDSVDRIPPCVVDYSIPTLDSAEQKIGNQSTKQLARLVEQQVGYEKLSWAETECSVDGLGHAQEASPPSVCHEFQAARLFLSHFGFLTIGQNNASGQKLDGSAPLLTTLDTSKPEFCQDLRMLDKMSPRSCDTIHVFYVKAGQSTEAEIIGNMDPENLSSIEPHFWRMLYTIGWPVAVQEHAGWTGFIGSSWKIPRDNKPCAQQGEQKTGSPEEWNLNGEKTVLYWADVSSEMAIVVPNRNNKVDITTGEDTGAGDGSSCASTTYERSVSEIQPRSSSVSTNQPRQYSLDSESARYGSMSKSADPIPPVRRRTGATKPSTLYTAPSAKILLVWLESYEDHLTFPIDGLLPYTRAGYSTQHGTVASIPSSECFIIYLHALSSSLLRVKLQGPVGRMNFAIPLIDGMVVSKRVIGSLIRQTACNMAKRKRLDNDSYQPPHVRRRIKIQEMMQRYKKDLTEPEMLADLFKSSI